A single genomic interval of Adhaeribacter pallidiroseus harbors:
- a CDS encoding PVC-type heme-binding CxxCH protein, translating into MKSSKRGNLPVGLTSLGLVIIAFLTLQFTQSTSNPLKLSKGSHLILVGNNLGSRMLNFGHFETEMQLRYPDNQLYIRNMCDGGNTPGFRPHSGRVSPWAFPGAEKFQTELANYSDSQGHYETPDEWITRHKADIIIAFFGYNESFEGKPGLENYKAELDAFVKHTLKQKYNGKTAPQLALVSPIAFEDLSGKYDLPNGKKENANLSLYTEAMKEVAAKNKVLFVNAFTPTKGWYDATEEFLTIDGSQLTDNGYARFSKLLADQVFGKTPVKNEKNRALVHAAVQEKNWMWHNDLKIPNGVHVYGRRYNPFGPDNYPAELKKIREMTDIRDQAIWQAVKGQKMDVAAADQKTTVLPPVTTNYNPEKNGSMEYLYGQDALNKLKVAPGYKIEMFASEKEFTDLANPCQITFDNKGRLWVATMPTYPHYKPGDAKPNDKIIILEDTNNDGKADKQTVFADGLHLPVGFELAPEGVYISQGTNFMLFRDTNGDDKADTREILLSGFDDHDTHHAHHTYTLDPSGAIYMGEGVFLHTNVETSYGPVRATNGGFYRYNPQRRQLERTAQLAIPNPWGIAFDDWGQNFFAETSSPDVRWMMPGSVKPRYGVSTHKSKQLIEDKHRVRPTSGLEFISSRHFPDDAQGDIIINNTIGFLGTKQHSLKDDGTGYISQHRQDLLVSEDRNFRPVDMEFAPDGSLYIADWHNILIGHMQHNARDPLRDHVHGRIYRITYPGRPLVQPAKVAGASISELFENLKLPEYRTRYRTRRELRGRPTAEVLSQLNTWTAKLDKNDPKYEHHLLEGLWVSWGMNKVDQNLLKQLLQAKDYHVRAAATRVVRYTGHQVPEQADLLMQAARDEHGRVRLEAIVAASWLDKEKGLPILAEAAKKPLDDWMIHAHETAVAHLNGKSVEEKKEAAITTDLKGKERELFVQGKAIYAREGYCITCHQPDGNGLSASGFPPLAGTKWVTGNEERLIKVVLNGMQGPINVLGQNYGGQVPMTPFGGMLKDEEVAAVLTYVRNSFGNKAPAISPDKVKVVRASTKAKTGFYSPDDLLKQYPLENGAQ; encoded by the coding sequence ATGAAAAGTAGTAAGCGAGGAAATTTACCGGTTGGCCTCACTAGTTTAGGACTAGTAATCATAGCTTTTTTAACGCTGCAATTTACCCAGTCAACTTCCAATCCCTTAAAACTCAGCAAAGGTTCGCACCTTATTCTGGTGGGCAACAACCTGGGTTCCCGCATGTTGAACTTTGGGCATTTTGAAACAGAAATGCAGTTGCGCTACCCCGATAACCAGCTGTATATCCGGAATATGTGCGACGGGGGCAATACGCCCGGCTTTCGGCCGCACTCTGGCCGGGTATCGCCCTGGGCTTTCCCCGGGGCCGAAAAGTTTCAAACGGAATTAGCTAATTATTCTGACAGCCAAGGCCACTACGAAACCCCCGATGAATGGATTACGCGCCACAAAGCCGATATTATAATTGCCTTTTTTGGTTATAACGAATCCTTCGAAGGTAAACCAGGTTTAGAAAATTACAAAGCCGAGCTGGACGCTTTTGTAAAACATACTTTAAAGCAAAAGTACAATGGCAAAACCGCGCCGCAACTAGCCTTAGTTTCTCCCATTGCCTTCGAAGATCTTTCGGGTAAATACGATTTGCCCAACGGGAAAAAAGAAAACGCCAACCTAAGCCTGTATACCGAGGCAATGAAAGAAGTAGCCGCCAAAAATAAAGTACTTTTCGTAAATGCTTTTACTCCTACTAAAGGCTGGTACGATGCCACTGAAGAGTTTTTAACCATCGACGGTTCGCAACTGACCGATAATGGGTACGCCCGATTTTCTAAATTATTAGCCGACCAGGTTTTTGGTAAAACGCCCGTTAAAAATGAAAAAAACCGGGCTTTAGTACACGCGGCCGTTCAGGAGAAAAACTGGATGTGGCACAACGATCTTAAAATCCCGAATGGCGTGCACGTGTACGGTCGTCGCTACAATCCTTTCGGACCCGATAATTACCCCGCTGAATTAAAGAAAATCCGCGAAATGACGGATATCCGGGATCAGGCTATTTGGCAAGCCGTAAAAGGCCAAAAAATGGACGTAGCCGCCGCTGACCAGAAAACTACCGTTTTGCCGCCTGTAACTACGAACTATAACCCGGAGAAAAACGGCAGCATGGAATACTTGTACGGGCAAGATGCTTTAAACAAGTTAAAAGTAGCGCCGGGTTACAAAATTGAAATGTTTGCGTCGGAGAAAGAGTTTACCGATTTAGCCAACCCTTGCCAGATCACCTTCGATAACAAAGGCCGGCTGTGGGTGGCCACCATGCCTACGTACCCGCATTATAAGCCCGGCGACGCGAAACCCAACGATAAAATTATTATTCTGGAAGATACCAATAACGATGGCAAAGCCGATAAACAAACGGTTTTTGCCGATGGCTTGCATTTGCCGGTTGGTTTTGAGCTGGCTCCGGAAGGAGTTTATATTTCGCAGGGTACTAATTTTATGCTGTTCCGGGATACCAACGGCGACGATAAAGCCGATACCCGGGAAATCTTGTTAAGCGGTTTTGATGACCACGATACGCACCACGCCCACCATACCTATACGCTCGATCCTTCCGGCGCCATTTACATGGGCGAAGGCGTTTTCCTGCACACCAACGTCGAAACGTCGTATGGACCGGTGCGGGCGACCAACGGCGGTTTTTACCGTTATAATCCGCAGCGCCGGCAACTGGAACGTACCGCTCAACTCGCAATTCCCAATCCCTGGGGGATTGCTTTCGATGATTGGGGCCAAAATTTCTTTGCCGAAACTTCCAGCCCCGATGTGCGCTGGATGATGCCCGGCAGCGTGAAACCACGTTACGGGGTGTCTACCCACAAATCCAAGCAGTTAATAGAAGACAAGCACCGGGTGCGGCCTACCTCCGGCCTAGAGTTTATATCGAGCCGCCACTTTCCGGATGATGCGCAGGGCGATATTATTATCAATAATACCATCGGCTTTTTAGGCACGAAGCAACACTCCTTAAAAGACGACGGAACCGGCTACATTAGCCAGCATCGGCAAGATCTATTGGTATCCGAAGACCGCAATTTCCGGCCCGTAGATATGGAGTTTGCCCCGGACGGTTCTTTGTACATAGCCGATTGGCACAACATCTTAATCGGGCACATGCAGCACAATGCCCGCGACCCGTTGCGCGACCACGTACACGGCCGCATTTACCGCATTACCTATCCGGGTCGTCCATTGGTGCAACCAGCCAAAGTAGCGGGAGCCAGCATTAGCGAGCTGTTCGAAAATTTAAAATTACCGGAATACCGCACCCGCTACCGTACCCGCCGGGAACTTCGCGGTCGGCCAACGGCTGAGGTTCTGTCGCAACTGAATACCTGGACCGCCAAACTGGATAAAAACGATCCGAAATACGAACACCACTTACTCGAAGGCTTATGGGTAAGCTGGGGCATGAATAAAGTAGATCAGAATTTATTAAAGCAATTGCTGCAGGCCAAAGATTATCATGTGCGGGCAGCGGCTACGCGCGTGGTGCGTTACACCGGTCATCAGGTACCGGAACAAGCCGATTTATTAATGCAGGCGGCCCGCGACGAACATGGACGGGTGCGCCTGGAAGCAATTGTGGCGGCATCGTGGCTCGATAAAGAAAAAGGCTTGCCTATTCTGGCGGAAGCCGCTAAAAAGCCTCTGGATGACTGGATGATACACGCCCACGAAACAGCGGTGGCTCATTTAAACGGTAAATCAGTAGAAGAGAAAAAAGAAGCTGCTATTACAACGGATTTAAAAGGCAAGGAACGCGAGTTATTTGTGCAAGGCAAAGCCATTTATGCCCGGGAAGGATATTGCATTACGTGTCATCAGCCCGATGGTAATGGTCTTTCGGCTTCCGGCTTTCCGCCGCTGGCTGGCACCAAATGGGTAACCGGCAACGAAGAACGCTTAATTAAAGTAGTGTTAAATGGCATGCAAGGTCCTATTAACGTACTGGGCCAGAATTACGGCGGGCAAGTACCCATGACTCCTTTTGGCGGGATGCTGAAGGACGAAGAAGTAGCGGCGGTGCTTACTTACGTGCGCAACTCTTTTGGTAATAAAGCACCCGCTATTTCTCCGGACAAAGTGAAAGTAGTACGAGCCTCCACCAAAGCCAAAACGGGTTTCTATTCTCCGGATGATCTGCTGAAACAATATCCGCTGGAAAACGGCGCGCAGTAA
- a CDS encoding ThuA domain-containing protein produces MKNLKKMHYLFLFLSILLQSVFVACAQSKSSAKKPLIVFVTGDHEYSGELTMPAIATELEKNYGFRTKVLKASPDHNSEENIPGLEALKDADVAVFFLRWRRLPADQVKHIEAYLKSGKPVIGFRTTTHAFNYPAGHELEKWNAFGEMVFNAPPGWGGKAKHTHYGHESSTDVSIIPEAAKNPILTGVSNNFHARSWLYRVLPDYPAKGSTLLLMGHAVNPDKEAQDNPVAWTGTNSFGGKFFMTTLGHPEDFDLEPVQRLVINGVHWAAGKPVPKKWAGKIAINAPYHGIQASK; encoded by the coding sequence ATGAAAAATTTAAAAAAAATGCATTACCTGTTTCTTTTTCTCAGCATTCTGTTGCAATCGGTCTTTGTGGCTTGTGCCCAAAGTAAAAGTAGCGCCAAAAAGCCTTTAATCGTGTTTGTAACCGGCGACCACGAGTACAGCGGCGAATTAACCATGCCGGCTATTGCCACCGAACTGGAAAAAAATTACGGGTTCCGGACCAAAGTACTCAAAGCTTCGCCGGATCATAACTCCGAAGAAAACATTCCGGGCTTAGAAGCTTTGAAAGACGCCGACGTAGCCGTGTTTTTTTTACGCTGGCGCCGTTTACCCGCCGACCAGGTTAAGCACATTGAGGCTTATTTAAAATCCGGTAAACCCGTAATTGGTTTCCGGACTACCACGCACGCGTTTAACTACCCGGCCGGTCACGAACTCGAAAAATGGAATGCTTTTGGCGAAATGGTGTTTAATGCACCTCCGGGCTGGGGCGGTAAGGCCAAACACACGCACTACGGACACGAATCCAGCACCGATGTCAGTATAATTCCCGAAGCCGCTAAAAATCCGATTCTCACCGGTGTCAGCAATAACTTTCACGCCCGCTCCTGGTTATACCGTGTACTGCCCGATTATCCTGCCAAGGGCTCCACGTTGTTATTAATGGGCCATGCGGTTAACCCGGATAAAGAAGCACAAGATAACCCGGTAGCCTGGACCGGCACCAATTCTTTCGGCGGAAAATTTTTTATGACCACCTTGGGCCACCCGGAAGATTTTGACTTAGAGCCGGTGCAACGGTTGGTAATTAATGGCGTTCATTGGGCTGCTGGTAAGCCCGTACCTAAAAAATGGGCCGGCAAAATCGCCATTAATGCGCCTTACCACGGCATACAAGCCAGTAAATAA
- a CDS encoding L-rhamnose mutarotase codes for MKRYCLALDLHDNPELVAQYEHWHKPENFRPEIKQSILEAGITNMEIYRFGTRLFMIMDTDDNFSFERKAAMDAANPQVQDWENFVWQFQKPVPGAKAGEKWTLMDNIFKL; via the coding sequence TTGAAAAGATATTGTTTAGCCCTTGACCTGCACGATAACCCTGAGCTGGTTGCGCAATACGAGCATTGGCATAAACCCGAAAACTTTCGGCCGGAAATAAAACAAAGCATCCTGGAAGCCGGCATCACCAACATGGAAATCTACCGTTTTGGTACCCGTCTGTTCATGATTATGGATACGGATGATAATTTCAGTTTCGAACGAAAAGCAGCGATGGATGCTGCTAATCCCCAAGTACAGGATTGGGAAAACTTTGTCTGGCAGTTTCAAAAACCCGTTCCGGGGGCAAAAGCAGGCGAAAAATGGACTTTAATGGATAACATTTTTAAGTTGTGA
- a CDS encoding sugar phosphate isomerase/epimerase family protein — protein MNKIGFNVLAWSAVVSDEILPVIDRLKETGYDSVEFYVGSPDAAAYKQVGEHCRNLGLAVSTVSTVGKAENPISDSAETRAKALDRLKWVIDRSHDLGAKILCGPLHSAHAVFALHAPEDAEYGWSAEVLHAAGEYAAPAGVTFGLEALNRFECYLCNTMEQLTRLLQQVNHPNVRAMFDTHHANIEEKKFTQAIQTIAPYLVHVHISENDRGTPGDGHINFDEAFAALAGINYQGLLTIEAFSRNDPDFANSIGVWREFSKPWDIAEKGLTFIQQMCQRHGLHR, from the coding sequence ATGAACAAAATTGGATTTAATGTGCTCGCCTGGTCGGCCGTTGTGTCGGATGAAATTTTGCCAGTTATCGACCGATTAAAAGAAACCGGCTATGATAGCGTCGAGTTTTACGTAGGCTCGCCGGATGCCGCGGCTTATAAGCAGGTGGGGGAGCATTGCCGCAACCTGGGTTTAGCAGTAAGTACGGTATCCACGGTGGGTAAAGCTGAAAACCCCATTAGCGACTCGGCGGAGACGCGGGCTAAGGCGCTGGATCGCCTGAAATGGGTGATTGACCGAAGCCATGATTTAGGAGCTAAAATTTTATGTGGCCCGTTGCATTCGGCACACGCGGTATTTGCTTTGCACGCTCCCGAAGATGCCGAATACGGCTGGAGTGCCGAAGTATTACATGCAGCCGGAGAGTACGCTGCTCCGGCGGGTGTAACCTTTGGCTTAGAAGCTTTAAACCGGTTTGAGTGTTATTTATGTAATACCATGGAGCAGCTTACCCGGTTACTGCAGCAAGTAAATCATCCGAACGTTCGGGCCATGTTTGATACGCACCACGCCAACATCGAAGAAAAAAAGTTTACCCAGGCTATTCAAACCATTGCGCCTTATCTGGTGCACGTGCATATCAGCGAAAACGACCGCGGCACGCCCGGCGATGGCCACATTAACTTCGACGAAGCTTTTGCGGCTTTAGCCGGCATAAACTACCAGGGTTTACTCACCATCGAGGCTTTTTCCCGCAACGATCCGGACTTTGCCAATTCTATTGGCGTATGGCGCGAGTTTTCCAAACCCTGGGATATTGCCGAAAAAGGTTTAACGTTTATTCAGCAAATGTGTCAGAGGCACGGGTTGCATCGGTAA